A genomic segment from Clostridium pasteurianum BC1 encodes:
- a CDS encoding electron transfer flavoprotein subunit beta/FixA family protein, with protein sequence MDILVCIKQVPGTSKVEVDPVTGVLKRDGIDTKMNPYDLYALESALNIKEKKGGEVKVISMGPPQAMDVIREAYMMGADEGALISDRKFAGADVLATAYTISQGVRKMAPYDLILCGKQTTDGDTAQVGPEMAEYLGIPHIANVIDIIEIKEHSIVVTMDMPNTIEKVEVQYPCLLTVEKDINQPRLPSYKKKLETKDREIKIISLKNFEDQNENRYGLNGSPTQVERIFPPVHDIKREKFQGTGEEVGKQIADKLKELKFV encoded by the coding sequence ATGGACATTTTAGTTTGCATTAAACAAGTTCCAGGTACATCAAAGGTAGAGGTTGACCCAGTAACTGGAGTGCTAAAAAGAGATGGAATAGATACGAAGATGAATCCTTATGATTTATATGCTTTAGAGTCCGCTCTTAATATTAAAGAAAAAAAAGGTGGAGAGGTTAAAGTAATAAGCATGGGACCACCTCAAGCTATGGATGTAATAAGAGAAGCCTATATGATGGGAGCAGATGAAGGAGCACTAATTTCAGATAGAAAATTTGCAGGAGCAGATGTTTTAGCTACTGCTTACACTATATCTCAAGGTGTAAGAAAGATGGCACCTTATGACCTTATATTATGTGGAAAACAGACTACTGATGGAGATACAGCACAGGTTGGACCTGAAATGGCTGAATATTTAGGTATACCTCACATAGCAAATGTAATCGATATAATAGAAATTAAGGAGCATTCAATAGTAGTTACTATGGACATGCCGAACACTATTGAAAAGGTAGAAGTACAGTATCCTTGTTTACTTACGGTTGAAAAGGATATCAATCAACCTAGACTTCCTTCATATAAGAAAAAACTTGAAACTAAAGATAGAGAGATAAAAATAATAAGCCTCAAAAATTTTGAGGATCAAAATGAAAATAGATATGGATTAAATGGCTCACCAACTCAGGTAGAAAGAATTTTTCCACCAGTACATGATATTAAGAGAGAAAAATTTCAGGGCACTGGAGAAGAAGTTGGTAAACAAATTGCTGATAAACTTAAAGAATTAAAATTCGTATAA
- a CDS encoding FadR/GntR family transcriptional regulator: MFSPIKNTKVYEQVIIQIKDMIAKGILRKGDKLPSERELVDKLGVSRTSIREALRALEIIGLVESRQGEGNFIRDNFENSLFEPLSVMFMLQKSSTLEIHQVRVMIETETASLAAKNIKDKDIEVLQGFIDKLKNSKDELERSISDKNFHYKIAECSGNFLINNILRSVSSLMDAFIVNARMVIVNESKARELLVEQHEDILQALIDRDSEAAVKAMRKHLDCIKEHLILMDNIYS; the protein is encoded by the coding sequence ATGTTTAGTCCTATAAAGAATACAAAGGTTTATGAACAGGTTATTATACAGATAAAGGATATGATAGCCAAAGGAATACTTAGAAAAGGTGATAAGCTTCCCTCCGAGAGAGAGCTTGTAGATAAATTAGGGGTAAGTAGAACCTCTATAAGAGAAGCACTTAGGGCATTGGAAATTATAGGTTTAGTTGAAAGCAGACAGGGTGAGGGTAATTTTATAAGGGATAATTTTGAAAACAGTCTCTTTGAACCTCTATCAGTAATGTTTATGCTGCAAAAAAGCAGTACTCTGGAGATACATCAGGTAAGAGTTATGATTGAAACGGAAACGGCTTCTCTTGCAGCAAAAAATATAAAGGATAAAGATATAGAGGTACTGCAGGGATTTATAGATAAACTTAAGAACTCAAAGGATGAATTGGAGAGGAGTATTTCTGATAAAAATTTTCACTATAAAATAGCTGAATGTTCTGGAAATTTTTTGATAAATAATATATTGAGATCTGTTTCTTCTTTAATGGATGCTTTTATAGTCAACGCAAGAATGGTTATAGTGAATGAGTCTAAGGCCAGAGAGCTTTTAGTAGAGCAGCATGAAGATATATTACAGGCATTAATTGATAGAGATTCAGAGGCAGCAGTTAAAGCTATGAGAAAGCATCTTGACTGTATAAAAGAACATTTAATATTGATGGATAATATTTATTCTTAA
- a CDS encoding prepilin peptidase, which yields MNILIGIYIIILGLLLGSFFNVCIYRIPRGESIAFPPSHCTSCNNKIKGYDLIPVISYIFLKGKCRYCGEKISLRYPSVEIVTAALFYFVYERYGLTFFTIKFIILVSLLIVIGMIDFDTTDVYFSTTITGIVFGVGFIIVGYFFNLNVMEFVLGGIAAGGFIALIILLTKGMGWGDAEICLMCGLFLGLKLSIVMLFLSFIIGGAVGIALILLKIKNRKDYIPFGPFIAISSLLTLFFGQYIINYYISMF from the coding sequence ATGAATATTTTAATAGGAATATACATTATTATTTTAGGATTACTCCTTGGAAGTTTTTTTAACGTATGTATTTATAGGATACCAAGAGGAGAATCCATAGCTTTTCCACCATCCCATTGTACAAGCTGCAATAATAAAATTAAGGGCTATGATCTTATACCTGTAATAAGCTATATTTTTCTTAAGGGGAAATGCAGATATTGCGGCGAAAAGATATCTTTAAGATATCCCTCTGTAGAAATAGTAACTGCTGCTCTATTTTATTTTGTATATGAAAGGTATGGATTAACTTTTTTTACTATTAAATTTATTATCCTAGTTTCACTACTTATTGTAATTGGAATGATCGATTTTGATACTACAGATGTATATTTTAGTACTACCATAACAGGTATTGTATTTGGAGTAGGCTTTATTATAGTAGGGTATTTTTTTAATTTAAATGTTATGGAGTTTGTGTTAGGTGGTATAGCAGCTGGTGGTTTTATAGCCCTAATTATTCTGTTAACAAAGGGCATGGGCTGGGGAGACGCAGAGATATGTCTTATGTGTGGATTGTTTTTGGGACTTAAACTTTCCATAGTAATGCTTTTTTTGTCCTTTATTATTGGAGGAGCAGTTGGAATAGCCTTAATTTTGTTGAAAATAAAGAACAGGAAAGATTACATTCCCTTTGGTCCTTTTATAGCCATATCTAGCCTGTTAACTTTGTTTTTTGGACAATATATTATAAATTATTATATATCTATGTTTTAA
- a CDS encoding helix-turn-helix domain-containing protein, whose amino-acid sequence MIRIYLSKLLGERRWTQADLARKTGIRPATINEIYHELSERVNLEHLDKICEVLDCRLDELIKYIPNKKNHSKKWWKE is encoded by the coding sequence ATGATCAGAATATACTTATCTAAGTTATTAGGAGAACGTAGATGGACACAAGCAGACCTTGCTCGTAAAACTGGAATAAGACCAGCAACTATAAATGAAATATACCACGAATTATCTGAAAGAGTGAATTTAGAGCATTTGGATAAGATATGTGAGGTATTAGACTGTAGACTAGATGAATTAATCAAATATATACCAAATAAAAAGAATCATTCTAAAAAATGGTGGAAGGAGTAA